One region of Juglans regia cultivar Chandler chromosome 4, Walnut 2.0, whole genome shotgun sequence genomic DNA includes:
- the LOC109013510 gene encoding fra a 1-associated protein produces MGWVWRDDEPDEFGSYAGGIIPGDKCSIRKAVMSKCRTEEVEPGKFIKKCEKTEQVFRDCIGKPVEVVMSNKEYTEDDVTDEVLKGSVSFETSGNGAFDFPGVRSDIEAMTRGFFNSLNRVFEEAEEMKNGFFNVFGAPRVFDGESSSPPSMRRGIPVEDHHPREDSTPKRTEPDSGQVDLSGLAKDV; encoded by the exons ATGGGGTGGGTGTGGAGGGACGACGAACCAGACGAGTTCGGCTCATACGCAGGCGGAATTATCCCGGGAGACAAGTGCTCCATCAGGAAGGCCGTTATGTCGAAGTGCAGAACCGAGGAGGTCGAGCCTGGAAAGTTCATCAAGAAGTGCGAGAAAACCGAACAGGTTTTCAGGGATTGCATCGGCAA gCCTGTCGAGGTGGTAATGTCCAACAAAGAATACACTGAAGATGATGTCACAGATGAGGTTCTTAAAGGATCGGTCTCTTTTGAGACCTCAGGTAATGGGGCATTCGACTTCCCTGGGGTACGCAGTGATATCGAAGCCATGACACGTGGCTTCTTTAACAGCCTCAACCGTGTCTTTGAAGAAGCTGAAGAGATGAAAAATGgcttctttaatgtttttggagcTCCACGTGTGTTTGATGGGGAGTCTTCGTCCCCACCATCCATGAGACGAGGGATACCTGTTGAAGACCATCATCCTAGGGAAGATTCCACTCCTAAACGAACTGAGCCTGATTCAGGACAAGTTGATCTTTCTGGATTGGCTAAAGATGTTTGA
- the LOC109013509 gene encoding uncharacterized protein LOC109013509 produces MEEKQMITQYRERLDKTLSSPDLTNEETLKTLVKNQLLHSLEDGTEVIERRTAEVSYFLDMLRSASTDDNEGLNARERSRAEWKLKQDSNDFRVMYREGPKGTPFHTLLAEGYADGPVDVCLCTSWESTLYKKWWPQSSVPTFKILSCKCLQKVRIGEQICSVRMKVPWPLSTREAIVHYFMFEYFQDDLIVVLLNTISHSESIDIITHGFTSEGIPEENDAVRIDVIGGFALQKVDSERSYFRTITNMDIKLDFIPPSLINFVSRQLIGNGFRLYQKVLSSTSKSDKDFIMALGDPLYGKIRDVLYPTNVPKRAVEGEEVKADTCLLPKEHLIASKQDDLMDASQEVHNNYHASESEPESERVTDGKAFGEIEEEENEENSHFEEDSKDIDHISTKEFGDRCNVNGTRNILIRPEVEQALGTLENIILVVREYGFNAQRGISSGFNGKEPPKMEEGPTTHSKFSNPESVCDGEVSLEVPKMEIINQTLKDQPRHSASSHSFRHAESNSLSREANHNKIAPASPEQHLLVPGEDTQVALGSSANRITEVQMLDHSSYDIKQMSTKANGIHEMSLNGEEKSSRQKKHWLCCFSTRGFRGNF; encoded by the exons ATGGAGGAAAAACAAATGATCACTCAGTATCGGGAGAGGTTGGACAAGACACTTTCGTCGCCTGATCTGACAAATGAAGAGACACTTAAAACCTTGGTCAAGAATCAACTCCTACATTCTTTAGAAGATGGAACTGAAG TAATTGAAAGAAGGACTGCGGAAGTATCATATTTCCTTGACATGTTGAGGAGCGCTTCCACAGATGATAATGAGGGACTGAACGCCAGAGAGAGATCACGTGCTGAATGGAAG TTAAAACAAGACAGTAACGACTTTCGTGTTATGTATCGTGAAGGGCCCAAAGGCACTCCCTTTCATACATTACTTGCTGAAGGCTATGCAGATGGGCCTGTAGATGTTT GTTTATGCACCTCATGGGAGTCGACCCTCTACAAGAAATG GTGGCCTCAGTCTAGTGTTCCAACTTTCAAAATCCTCTCTTGCAAATGTTTGCAAAAGGTTCGGATTGGTGAACAGATATGCTCAGTGAG GATGAAGGTTCCTTGGCCACTGTCAACAAGGGAGGCCATTGTGCactattttatgtttgaatacTTTCAAGATGATCTCATTGTTGTTCTTCTAAACACG ATCTCTCATTCAGAAAGCATTGATATTATTACTCATGGTTTCACAAGTGAGGGGATCCCTGAAGAAAATGATGCTGTTAGGATTGATGTTATAGGAGGTTTTGCTTTGCAAAAGGTGGATTCAGAAAGAAGTTACTTTCG GACAATCACAAATATGGATATCAAGCTTGACTTTATCCCTCCATCCCTTATAAACTTTGTCTCAAGGCAGCTCATTGGCAATGGTTTCAGACTCTATCAAAAG GTACTGTCTTCTACGTCTAAGAGCGACAAAGATTTTATCATGGCCTTGGGGGACCCGTTGTATGGTAAAATACGTGATGTTCTTTATCCCACTAATGTACCGAAAAGGGCTgtggaaggagaagaggttaAGGCTGATACATGTCTTCTCCCTAAAGAACATCTTATTGCAAGTAAGCAGGATGACTTGATGGATGCAAGTCAGGAGGTTCACAACAATTACCATGCGAGTGAATCTGAGCCAGAGAGTGAAAGAGTTACAGATGGTAAAGCTTTTGGAGAGatcgaagaagaagagaatgaagaaaACAGTCATTTTGAGGAGGATAGCAAGGACATTGATCATATTTCAACCAAGGAATTTGGAGATAGGTGTAATGTAAACGGcacaagaaatattttaatcagaCCTGAGGTGGAGCAAGCTCTAGGAACATTAGAGAATATCATCTTGGTTGTTCGGGAATATGGATTTAATGCCCAACGTGGGATCTCTTCTGGCTTCAACGGTAAAGAACCTCCAAAGATGGAAGAGGGTCCGACAACacactcaaaattttcaaaccccGAGAGTGTCTGTGATGGTGAGGTTAGTCTTGAAGTGCCAAAAATGGAAATCATCAACCAGACTTTGAAAGACCAACCTAGGCATAGCGCTAGCAGTCACAGCTTCAG GCATGCGGAATCAAATTCTCTCTCAAGGGAAGCAAACCATAACAAAATAGCACCAGCATCACCGGAACAACATCTTTTGGTTCCTGGTGAGGACACACAGGTTGCTTTGGGTTCCTCCGCAAACAGGATAACAGAAGTGCAGATGTTGGACCATAGTTCGTATGATATTAAGCAAATGAGCACCAAGGCAAATGGCATCCATGAAATGAGTCTTAATGGAGAAGAGAAGTCAAGCAGGCAGAAAAAGCATTGGCTATGTTGTTTCAGCACGAGAGGTTTCAGAGGAAATTTTTGA
- the LOC109013512 gene encoding uncharacterized protein LOC109013512, whose product MVVKMMRWRPWPPLVSKKYEVRLVVRSLEGCDLVREGTDKGGVSARLAVEIKWKGPKLALSSLRRTAAKRNFTREVEVEVEVEAGASSQQNGVVEWDEDFHGLCTLSAYKDNVFHPWEIAFTVFNGLNQLQGPKNKVPVVGTASLNLAEYASAADQKEFELNLPLALSGNAAEPSPSLNISLSLLELRTAQETTEPMQESTLPVPSPTRSGEIVSTEKDELSAIKAGLRKVKIFTEYVSARRTKKACREEEGSDGRCSARSEDSEYNYPFDTDSLEDFEDGESDERKENSSVRKSFSYGSLAHANYAGGSYYSSTRINNEDENWVYYSNRKSDVGSSNIEDSVAPVPEPSLLQGSKRSILPWRKRKLSFRSPKAKGEPLLKKAYGEEGGDDIDFDRRQLSSDESPSLGWHKTEEDSFANRSSVSEFGDDNFAVGSWEQKQVTSRDGHMKLETQVFFASIDQRSEQAAGESACTALVAVIADWFQNNRDLMPIKSQFDSLIREGSLEWRSLCENETYKERFPDKHFDLDTVIQAKIRPLSVVPGQSFIGFFHPEEMEEGRFDFLHGAMSFDSIWDEISCTGLECPGNGEPQVYIVSWNDHFFILKVEPEAYYIIDTLGERLYEGCNQAYILKFDRSTVIYKMPNVAESPEDKTSNNQHQNQQAQLANMKEEGSVAGVVGIMPEEPMKSEEEEEVVCRGKESCKEYIKSFLAAIPLRELQVDIKKGLMTSTPLHHRLQIEFHYTQFLQPKSETPAPEMTAATAQIVDVELASAA is encoded by the exons ATGGTGGTGAAGATGATGAGGTGGCGGCCGTGGCCACCTCTGGTGTCTAAGAAGTACGAGGTGAGGCTGGTGGTGCGGAGTCTGGAGGGGTGCGATCTGGTGCGGGAGGGTACAGATAAGGGAGGGGTCTCTGCGAGATTGGCGGTCGAGATTAAGTGGAAGGGTCCGAAATTGGCGCTGAGTTCGCTGAGGAGGACGGCCGCGAAGAGGAACTTCACGagggaggtggaggtggaggtggaggtggaggcaGGTGCTTCGTCTCAACAAAACGGCGTCGTCGAGTGGGACGAGGACTTTCACGGCCTCTGCACTCTCTCCGCGTACAAGGACAATGTATTTCACCCGTGGGAGATCGCTTTCACTGTCTTCAat GGATTAAATCAACTTCAAGGGCCAAAGAACAAGGTTCCCGTTGTTGGAACAGCTTCATTGAACCTTGCTGAATATGCTTCTGCAGCGGATCAAAAAGAGTTTGAATTAAACCTCCCTCTTGCACTCTCTGGCAATGCTGCCGAGCCTTCTCCTTCACTCAAT ATATCACTGAGCTTATTGGAACTCAGAACTGCTCAAGAGACCACAGAGCCAATGCAGGAATCGACATTGCCTGTTCCATCGCCTACCCGATCAGGAGAAATTGTCTCAACCGAAAAGGACGAGCTTTCTGCAATTAAAGCTGGTCTTAGGAAAGTAAAGATTTTTACAGAGTATGTCTCTGCCAGGAGAACGAAAAAGGCCTGCCGAGAGGAAGAGGGAAGTGATGGCAGGTGCTCTGCCAGGAGTGAGGACAGTGAGTATAATTACCCATTTGACACAGACTCGCTTGAGGATTTTGAGGATGGAGAATCAGATGAGCGCAAGGAGAATTCCAGTGTCAGGAAGTCATTTAGTTATGGCTCACTGGCACATGCTAATTATGCCGGAGGATCATATTATTCCAGTACGAGGATTAACAATGAGGATGAGAATTGGGTTTACTATAGCAATCGCAAATCTGATGTTGGGAGCTCCAACATTGAGGATTCAGTTGCACCAGTGCCTGAGCCATCTCTATTGCAAGGTTCAAAGCGCAGCATACTACCTTGGAGGAAGAGGAAGCTAAGCTTCAGGTCTCCTAAAGCCAAAGGAGAGCCGTTATTGAAGAAGGCctatggagaagaaggtggGGACGACATTGATTTTGACCGTAGACAGCTTAGCTCTGATGAATCTCCTTCACTTGGG TGGCACAAGACAGAGGAGGATTCATTTGCAAATCGATCCTCAGTCTCCGAGTTTGGGGATGACAATTTTGCTGTAGGCAGTTGGGAGCAGAAACAAGTGACAAGTCGGGATGGACACATGAAACTTGAGACCCAAGTTTTCTTTGCTTCCATTGATCAGCGGAGTGAGCAGGCAGCAGGCGAGAGTGCATGTACGGCCCTTGTTGCTGTCATTGCAGACTGGTTTCAGAACAATCGTGATCTTATGCCCATAAAATCCCAATTTGATAGTCTCATAAGAGAAGGCTCGTTAGAGTGGAGAAGCCTGTGTGAGAATGAAACCTATAAGGAGCGGTTCCCTGACAAGCACTTTGATCTTGACACAGTCATCCAAGCCAAGATACGCCCTCTTTCTGTAGTTCCTGGGCAGTCCTTTATCGGGTTTTTCCATCCAGAGGAGATGGAAGAGGGAAGATTTGACTTTCTGCATGGTGCCATGTCCTTTGACAGCATTTGGGATGAGATAAGCTGCACTGGTTTGGAATGTCCAGGCAATGGTGAACCTCAGGTTTATATTGTCAGTTGGAATGATCATTTTTTCATCCTCAAAGTTGAGCCGGAAGCTTATTACATCATTGACACATTGGGGGAGAGGCTGTACGAGGGATGCAATCAGGCCTATATCTTGAAATTTGATCGTAGCACGGTAATTTACAAAATGCCAAATGTTGCAGAGTCACCGGAAGACAAAACATCCAATAACCAGCATCAGAACCAGCAGGCCCAGCTGGCCAACATGAAGGAAGAGGGTTCTGTAGCAGGGGTGGTAGGAATTATGCCCGAGGAACCCATGAAGagtgaggaggaagaggaagttgTGTGTCGAGGGAAGGAGTCATGTAAAGAGTACATTAAGAGCTTTTTGGCTGCTATTCCACTAAGGGAATTACAGGTGGATATAAAGAAGGGTCTAATGACATCAACACCTCTTCATCACCGGTTACAGATTGAATTCCACTACACCCAATTCTTACAACCAAAATCCGAAACTCCGGCACCCGAAATGACTGCAGCTACGGCACAAATTGTCGATGTTGAATTAGCTTCCGCTGCATAG
- the LOC109013513 gene encoding uncharacterized protein LOC109013513: MSSSSCPLISSLVILTQTLHALYSEFWTRVEAMKGTRGKFFRKLKFIPSFSTLKQDLALQLDPSEKVSSQNCQIPPVYKERDGKSNNLSELLVGSTGVSELDNHPQDEEMELEFCVSDKDCFTSSIKTKDKVPAKETPEIPILSRSIMEQGGTHEAKDSKEYPYLLDFEEKCPPGGSDSIVFYTTSLRGIRKTFEDCSTIRFLLESFKVLFYERDVSMHLEYREELWNIMGSRVIPPRIFIKGRYIGGADEVVSLHEQGKLRKLLEGIPLDPSSSSCSGCANVRFVVCLNCNGSRKIIADGESDDSYTRCPECNENGLVKCPTCS; the protein is encoded by the coding sequence ATGTCATCCTCATCTTGTCCTCTAATCTCCTCTCTAGTCATTCTCACCCAAACCTTGCATGCATTGTACTCAGAATTTTGGACAAGAGTAGAAGCTATGAAAGGAACGAGGGGAAAGTTCTTTAGGAAATTGAAATTCATACCATCATTTAGCACCTTGAAACAAGATCTAGCCCTTCAGTTAGACCCCTCGGAGAAGGTTTCCAGTCAAAACTGTCAAATTCCACCGGTTTACAAAGAACGAGATGGAAAGAGCAACAACCTCTCAGAGTTACTAGTTGGCAGTACTGGCGTGTCTGAACTGGATAACCATCCTCAGGATGAAGAAATGGAATTGGAATTCTGTGTTAGCGACAAAGATTGCTTTACATCCTCCATAAAGACCAAAGACAAGGTGCCTGCCAAGGAAACTCCAGAGATTCCAATCTTGTCACGCAGCATCATGGAACAAGGTGGTACACATGAAGCAAAAGACAGCAAAGAATATCCATATCTGTTAGATTTTGAGGAGAAATGTCCACCAGGAGGAAGTGACTCCATAGTTTTCTACACAACAAGTTTGAGAGGTATCAGGAAAACATTCGAGGACTGCAGCACAATCCGGTTCTTGTTGGAAAGCTTTAAAGTATTGTTCTACGAGAGAGATGTTTCAATGCATTTGGAATATAGGGAAGAACTTTGGAACATCATGGGTAGTAGAGTGATCCCTCCAAGGATTTTCATAAAGGGGAGGTACATTGGAGGAGCTGATGAAGTAGTCAGTTTACACGAGCAAGGCAAGCTTAGGAAGCTCTTGGAAGGTATACCACTCGACCCATCCAGTTCCTCATGCAGTGGGTGCGCCAATGTGAGATTTGTGGTGTGCCTTAATTGCAATGGCAGCCGGAAGATTATTGCAGATGGGGAAAGCGATGACTCGTACACTAGATGCCCTGAATGTAATGAAAATGGGTTGGTTAAATGCCCAACTTGCAGCTGA
- the LOC109013514 gene encoding putative phosphatidylglycerol/phosphatidylinositol transfer protein DDB_G0282179, whose translation MEAFRFKLLTPLLLSLCLVVPLTLATDVKYCDKNADYAVKVTGVEIIPYPVARGKPATFSISASSGKAISGGTMVIDVSYYGWHIHSETHDLCGETSCPVSTGNFVVSHSQELPGFTPPGSYSLKMKMYDADKNELTCIGFDFEIGFGSSMADS comes from the exons ATGGAGGCCTTTCGATTCAAGCTTCTCACCCCCCTTCTCCTTTCGCTTTGTCTGGTTGTACCTCTGACCCTTGCAACCGACGTCAAGTACTGCG atAAGAATGCTGACTACGCTGTTAAGGTCACAGGGGTTGAGATAATCCCGTATCCCGTTGCGAGAGGCAAGCCGGCTACCTTCAGCATCTCTGCCTCTTCAG GGAAAGCAATATCTGGAGGAACAATGGTGATTGATGTCTCGTATTATGGATGGCACATCCACAGTGAGACCCATGACCTTTGTGGAGAGACATCTTGCCCTGTTTCAACTGGCAATTTTGTGGTTTCTCACTCACAAGAGTTACCTGGATTCACTCCCCCA GGCTCATACTCTCTTAAGATGAAGATGTACGATGCAGACAAAAATGAGCTGACCTGCATTGGCTTCGATTTTGAGATTGGCTTTGGCTCGTCTATGGCTGATAGCTAA